A single genomic interval of Theropithecus gelada isolate Dixy chromosome 16, Tgel_1.0, whole genome shotgun sequence harbors:
- the PYY gene encoding peptide YY → MVLVRRPWPALATVILALLACLGALVDAYPIKPEAPGEDASPEELSRYYASLRHYLNLVTRQRYGKRDGPDALLSKTFFPDGENRPIRSRSEVPDLW, encoded by the exons ATGGTGCTCGTGCGCAGGCCGTGGCCCGCCTTGGCCACAGTGATTCTGGCCCTGCTCGCCTGCCTGGGGGCTCTGGTCGACGCCTACCCCATCAAACCCGAGGCTCCTGGCGAAGACGCCTCCCCGGAGGAGTTGAGCCGCTACTACGCCTCCCTGCGCCACTACCTCAACCTGGTCACCCGGCAGCG GTATGGGAAAAGAGACGGCCCGGACGCGCTCCTTTCCAAAACGTTCTTCCCCGACGGCGAGAACCGCCCCATCAGGTCGCG GTCGGAGGTCCCAGACCTGTGGTGA